The window CCACTCCTCGCGCGGTCCCGCACCGAACCCACCGGTCTCGGTTCGGCCGGTCCGTGCGGTTCGTTTGGTCCGCGTCGTTCGGTCGGCCCGCCGGGAACCCGCAGTGCGTGTCTGTCGATACACTCGCTCGCGGAGCCGACCACTCACGTGATACCAGAGGAAGTAGGTCACGGCCCCGAACGGCACTGCGAGCGCGAGCGCTACCGGACTGTAGACGAAGCCGAGCACCGTCGTGAAGACGGTCAGTCCGGCGAACACTCCGCCGAGCCCGACCACGAGCCCCGACCTAGTCACGACAGTGCTTGTGGCCCGAGCGGCGTAAGCTTCCCGCCACAGGTTGAAGTTGCCTGACGACGAACGTCGGTCATGAGCGTATCCGGACTGTGTCAGGTCTGTGAGAGCGCCGAAGCGAGTCACACCTGCGATCAGTGCGGGCGGGCCGTCTGCGACCAGCACCACGACGACGCGTTCGGACTCTGCCTCGACTGCTCGGCGGAAGCCGGCGGCAGTGGTGGTGCCGAGACCGGTGAGGATCCTGGCCGGAGCGACGCTGGCGACGACGTTCGGTTCTGAGTGTCCGGACTGGTGTGCAGCGCTGATGCCGCTCAGTCGTCGACGGCGTCGTGATCAACGTACTGACTTTCCCACTCGTGACGGGCCGCGATCGCTGTCCGGCCCTGCTCGGTGACCGCGTAAAAGTTGGTGAGCTCGTTCTGCGAGCCCTTTTCGACCAACCCTTTCTCGACGAGCGTATCGAGGTTCGGGTAGAGTCGCCCCTGTCTGATGTCGTTGTCGTAGGCGTGCTGTAACTCCTCGCTGACCCCGAGGCCCTTCGGGTCGTCCATCCCCGCGATGACGTACAGGAGGTCGCGCTGAAACCCCGTGAGATCGTCCATCATTGCTCCATCGGTCTCCACCACGACTGCGAAGTGCCTTATATTTTCGTGCTTTAGTGGAAC is drawn from Halococcus saccharolyticus DSM 5350 and contains these coding sequences:
- a CDS encoding J domain-containing protein; translated protein: MTRSGLVVGLGGVFAGLTVFTTVLGFVYSPVALALAVPFGAVTYFLWYHVSGRLRERVYRQTRTAGSRRADRTTRTKRTARTGRTETGGFGAGPREEWTGPRSDGGFDGGGRRRATAGGQRQRRGPSTAAAYRALDLEPGADEAAVRSAYREKVKEVHPDTDDGNERAFKRVQSAYDHLSD
- a CDS encoding PadR family transcriptional regulator, encoding MDDLTGFQRDLLYVIAGMDDPKGLGVSEELQHAYDNDIRQGRLYPNLDTLVEKGLVEKGSQNELTNFYAVTEQGRTAIAARHEWESQYVDHDAVDD